Genomic segment of Mytilus edulis chromosome 12, xbMytEdul2.2, whole genome shotgun sequence:
AGAGACATTAAGAGCGTGAAATATCATTCAAGTCAAATGAGCGCGCTTTTCTTTTCCACAGATAGCCAATGATGATCTCGTTGTGTTTTGTAGAGCACTTCAGATCTATTCTTAAACTGTAAATgaaataggggtacagcattaatcactataaattaaaaaaaatatgtagacaAACATTGGCACAATAACACatgacgggatgtataattacagagccacgtcatatataaaaaagaaacacatTAACATGATAATGGCGTGTAATATGCAACGATCGCTTATGTATATGACGCAACATCATATTGATAATTCTCTATTTTGGTCCACTTGTATAACGTTTCCTTTATCCCGTCTCCCTTTTTCAAAATTCTTGATCTGAATCTGGAAaccaaattttattatattatgttgttCATTGTTACTTACTTTTCACGTTTCCGCTATTGATTTATTCAGCTAAATTGATTCGATAATCCCCTTAATTGTTtatcattctaatatgacgtgcttctttgcctttgtgaacaaacccatgctATTAATCCaattaaatttgtttgcacatgcgtatattgactactgtagaaaaatgaattttatcaaattggcatggaTAACATTATTTTGCCTTTTCAACttttcgattcgagcgtcactgatgagtcttttgtagacgaaacgcgcgtctggtgcacatgttgttactaattcatttattcatttattatgactgtactGTGTTGCATTCCAAAATTGGCATATTTTACCCAGAAAcaacaaccgttcatgctggctgttcaaaactcatccCTCTTAAAAATCACATTGCCAGCCGTTTGCTTTTttacaaaaaagggaggttcacaAAAAACACTTTAAACTTATACTTATCGGATATAGAAATAACCTTGATTTTCCTagtcagaatcgaaataattgacgcaagctatactttattgtagttttaacatgggtaggcattatattcgtgttattgtagccctcactatcgctcgggcaaaaataatcacgaatttaaagcctacccatgttaaaactacaagaAAGTATAGCTTGCCTCAATTATTCCTTGAATAGAATTGATTGAATACTGTAAATTAATTTACTTCAAAGAATGGTCTGGAAATGCCATTTACTATGAacttcataaaaaattataaaacgaGTACTGGGTGCAACACTTTTTCACAAGTATCAAATAAACACAATTACACATATAACATTAGAGCAATGAATATAAAGCATGTCTTAAAAAGCAAAAAGGCATAATATAAGCTAACTGCTATAAGTAGAATATTTAAACTACTACCCCATATGAGCTGTTATAGAGCTCTGCTTAGTAAATAATCACATGAAAATATTACTGTTTAAAAAATACATTAAGCAAtataatataactaaaaaaaattgaagcttccCAAACATAAAGCATGAACTAATTCAGCTCAGAATTGAACAAAACGCACTATTAAAGCTAAGAAGAAGCAAAGCAAGCTACCAGCCAATAAAAGTATTGGTGTGGGTGGGAGGGTTATAAAAATTGCTTTGAACATTGCCATCCAAAAAAATAAGGCCTGGACGCAGCCATGCtacatttaacaattaaacaacaACTCAAAGCTGGAATGGACCCGACTCGATCTCCGTAAAAACGAATTTACCCAAAAATTCTATTTTACTATGAACTTCATATAAAACGAGTACTGGTTGCAACAATTTATTACAAGTATCAAATAAACACAATTACACATATAATATTAGAGcaatgaatataaatcatgtctTAAAAAGCAAAAATGCATAATATAAGCTAACTTCTATAAGTAGAATATGAAAAATACTACCCAGGATCCAAAgggaaagatagaaaaaaaaatatatatatataaaataaaaatacatgtaataagaatCAAAGTATAACATTTGTCAAAAATCTTCCTTCTTACAAGATCATTTGTAATATTAACACATTATAAAGGTAAAGCTACCCCAAATTTCTGCAAAGCTTCAGATTTGCTAGATAGGCCCTGTTCAATGTATCTCAAATAAGCATTGCTTTTCCACATACCAATATCTTGTATGCATTCCCCTGGCAAACCTGCCTGGAAGGCAAAGGTAGCTGCCACCCTTCGAAATGAATGTCCTGTTAACTTATCACCACAACCTACATTGGCAAGAATGTCATTTACAAATGATATAAAGTTCACATAGGATAATGATTTAATTACACTTTCACACAATAAAGGTGTCTGACCATTAGACCCTAATATTTGATGGAGGCTGAGTAGGCGGTATAATGCAGAGGCTGGACAGAGAGGATGACCTGTAATCTGTGGTATCACAACATTTAGCTGTTTCTCACGGAACTGaatagtttttgttttatgaaaagttataatAAATCCATCATCAATACTCCCAATCTGCTCAATCCGTAGTATAGAATTATGCTTATCCTTGAATAGAAAATTGCCGGGTCTgagtaaacaaaagaaaccaaTTAGGCATGCCACGTAGACGGACAGGTCATAAGCCTACACAAGTTCAGTTCTTTCTTTATCATAAGTAGCATATTTGGAGTAACAGCTGTGGCTCCAACCTGTGCATCACCTATATCCCGTTTAACACCAAGCAATAAATGCTTAGTATGCCAGTTATCGGTTATGGAATCCTTGAGACCATTAGCTTTATGCAGGTGCTTAACTACTGCTAGATAATTTTGGATTGTACAAAAACGAAAGTTCTTGTAATGAGCCAAATATGCTATATATagagaacaagaatgtgtcctcagtacacgaatgccccactcgcactatcattttccatgttcagtggaccgtgaaattggggtaaaaactctaatttggcattaaaattagaaagatcatatcatagggaacatgtgtactaagtttgaagtcgattggacttcaacttcatcaaaaactaccttgaccaaaaactttaacctggagcgggacagacggacgaacggacggacggacggacgaacggacgaacggacgcacagaccagaaaacataatgcccctctactatcgtaggtggggcataaaaatcatcaGTCCAGACTGGCACTGGTTGAAAAGACATAGTCTCACAAAAAGAGAGATAGCATTTTAACTGGAATCTGTACAGTCGCTTTGTGCTCTCTGCCTAACCCCTGGATCTGTACTCAGTCGCAATCCTTACGAGGGTGTCTTCCACACATCCACCTGTACATAACAAATTTAAATGACATATGATTTAGCAATTCATGCACTGATAAAATACCTTGTATATGAATggcaaaaaaggaaaaattataCACAGCttgcatataaaacaaaaatcttatGTAAACCATCAGAACTGGATTCCTacttgtcattttatttatcacACTTTTTGCTGTGACATTGTCAGTATAAGTAAAAACTATCTTGTTTTCCAAAAATGATGcccatttaaaaattgcaataacaATAATGattgtttctttaaatttatgTGCAGAGGGGCCACATCCGGCATATCAAGTGTCCAgtttatgtagaaaaaaacacCTAAAAAAAGTGCCTCCCCCACCTTCAGAGCAAGCGTTGCACTGAAGGGATGAAATTGGCTTATTGTCTAAATTACAGGTCCTTCCATTTAAAGCCACCAATCTAGGTCTGCAGGAAGATCAGAGTTCAGTAAAGTTTTGTCGGAATGGTTCTTGAGTGTATTCTTCAGATCAATAATCCTACGCATGAAAGAGCGACTCCCCTGTATGACTTGAGACGCCCAGTTTAAACTACCAATAAGCGACTCAAGTTGTCTTTTTGTAGCTCGACGTTTATTTTGAAACGTTtgcaataaaccatgaaaatctGCTAATTTTCTATATGGCAAAGAAAGTGTCATTTCACCTGTGTCAATCAAAACtcctaaaaatatcaatttttgtgCAGGTCCATCAATCTTACTGTAGTTTATATAATAATGACgttgtttatttatcatttgtgCTTGAATCAACTTATTTAGTTTAATACCTTTTAATTGTTACGAAACAAACAATTATAAGTAAGAGTTAAATCGGTTAAAACAACacattttgtaatatattcatgatttttaattaaaatgtagGATGTCTCATAACTAAAATACAATGAAGTCAGCGTCATGACAGTTTTCAAATAAGAtcaaagtttgcttcaaacacacAACTGGAATCCGTTTCTTTTGCAACTATACTCAGTTCAGTATTTCCGAATACTATTTCAACATCACACTTGTGTTCGATAGATGAGTTAGTTATTTTTACACTTACGCTGCCCAATTTGGTACATCCATCTTCCAGAACGTACATTGGACAACTGTTTTCAGAAACAAATATCCTAAACGTAATATGGTTATGGTTAATATTCGAGATATAATTCTTTTTCACGACTGTTCCGGCTAGGACGTGTGCATCTTTCTCCATTATTACATCAAATAGGTCCTGGCATCTTTCTTCgccatttattattgttttatatttttcatcatgTAAATCTGCATCAAAAAGGTGACTAACTCCAATACCATAAGTAAACCTGCTTATTCGAGAGGCAATGAAACTTGGCTTATGTCCGAACAAAACTGCACCTTGCAGGACAGCCAATCCACATTCTTTGGGAACGACCACTCTGCATGTATTAAATGTTTTCTTAATGGCCTCTTGAATGAGCGAGCATTCAGAAAAACCCCCTACAAGGAGAACTTGGTCGACAGATCGCGCTTTTTCTTGTTCAAGTACATCTTTGACCAGTTGTATTAAACTTTGTATGGTTTTTTCAAAGACAGATTTGAATAAATCAGCTTCTATTCTCATTTTGTCTCTTCGCATTATAATGGACTGTGCATAGGGAGACGATGATAAGGAACTAAGTAAATCTTTCTTTAGATGTTTTCTGCACAGCGAATCAATGGTAGTATAAGGTATAGCCATGTTTATTTTTCCAGATTTAGAAGATGTTACTGTTCTTTTTACTGTTTCAAATTCTCTAAGAAGATCTAGATAAGCTGCAGGTTCTTCTTGTTTCATCGAATTTATAAGGGGAGCACCAAATATTTTTACAAGCATCTGTATGAAGGCTGTATCAACGGATGTTCCACCACAGTCACCACCGGAGGCTCGGCATATTTCTTTCAAATTGTCGCCAACAAGTTTTTCGTGAATAGTTATGTCTGCTGTCCCACctggataaaataaatataaaaaaaaacaatagcccAACAAACCTCTTCAAGACGcttgtattagataaaaagatacTTTTTTTCGTATAAATGTCAGGTTGATGCCAAACCATTACTACATTCGCTTACTGAATTTAAaaaagagaatggaaatggggaatgtgacaacAACACAACCGATGAGCAAACAAAAGCCGacggcaaccaatgggtcttcaatgcagcgaaaaacttCCGCACCTGGATGTGTGCTTTAGCTGGCTTATAagcaaaaatgtataaattcagtgatTACAAACGTCATAcaaaactccgaaatatacacaagaaacagtcgatgaataaaatcaatttacaaaaataGTTTCAATCGAGTAAAAAATCATACTTTAAGATGTAATAGTGCATTGTGGCATACACCATTGTAAGAATAGGCTCTTGTTAATAAGCCTAGATTGCTATTCTGGAAAATTTATCCTTTCCCtacatatataattaatattagaTAAATAATCTAGGTTCTGATACCTTATAATTTCTTTCGACTATAGGATTTAGATAATATTCCGTATAAAAGCAGAAATTCTCGTGGAGGATTTTAAATCGTTTATTTCGTGGAAAGAATATATCCAAGAAATTAAAAAACCCACGAAAATTTAAGCAACATATACCATAAAACAACACTTCGATTTACtggaaaccacgaaatta
This window contains:
- the LOC139499636 gene encoding heat shock 70 kDa protein 12A-like, whose product is MAQRQDHLLVAAIDFGTTYSGYAFSTKDAFKTDPLKIYANQAWNAGGRQLLSLKTPTCILLNPDKQFDSFGYEAENKYADLVMEEEHEDYYYFHRFKMSLHNNKNVKEDMMLEDITGKAVKAIDVFALSIEALKNHLIAALETQGTGVKPSEIRWVLTVPAIWTDNAKQFMRKSAEMAGIPKNCLLISLEPEAASIYCQYLPTEKLSGIESGFTMSNVGTKYMVVDIGGGTADITIHEKLVGDNLKEICRASGGDCGGTSVDTAFIQMLVKIFGAPLINSMKQEEPAAYLDLLREFETVKRTVTSSKSGKINMAIPYTTIDSLCRKHLKKDLLSSLSSSPYAQSIIMRRDKMRIEADLFKSVFEKTIQSLIQLVKDVLEQEKARSVDQVLLVGGFSECSLIQEAIKKTFNTCRVVVPKECGLAVLQGAVLFGHKPSFIASRISRFTYGIGVSHLFDADLHDEKYKTIINGEERCQDLFDVIMEKDAHVLAGTVVKKNYISNINHNHITFRIFVSENSCPMYVLEDGCTKLGSVSVKITNSSIEHKCDVEIVFGNTELSIVAKETDSSCVFEANFDLI